A single region of the Brachypodium distachyon strain Bd21 chromosome 3, Brachypodium_distachyon_v3.0, whole genome shotgun sequence genome encodes:
- the LOC100825521 gene encoding nuclear transcription factor Y subunit C-4 gives MQQEDQHQQQLQAFWSDRLDEIEHMSDFKTHSLPLARIKKIMKASGENVQMIAGEAHGLLAKACEIFIQELTLRSWLQTRENNRRTLQKNDIAAAVSRNEAFDFLVDIMQDNGAGLPTGTMQTMVPGMGTFEMYCGNQQPVPFAWPQPQQQQSPHNGEQQHQPPYNGEQQQPPSSGGQDE, from the coding sequence ATGCAGCAGGAGGACCAGCACCAGCAACAGCTTCAGGCCTTCTGGAGCGACCGGCTGGATGAGATCGAGCACATGAGCGACTTCAAGACCCACAGCCTTCCCCTTGCGAGGATCAAGAAGATCATGAAGGCTAGCGGGGAGAATGTCCAGATGATCGCGGGGGAGGCGCATGGGCTCCTAGCTAAGGCGTGTGAGATCTTCATCCAGGAGCTGACGCTGAGATCGTGGCTCCAAACCAGAGAAAATAATAGGAGGACGCTGCAGAAGAATGACATCGCCGCTGCGGTCTCCAGGAACGAGGCCTTTGATTTCCTTGTGGACATCATGCAGGACAATGGTGCGGGGTTGCCGACTGGGACCATGCAGACCATGGTCCCAGGAATGGGCACCTTTGAAATGTACTGTGGAAACCAGCAACCAGTTCCTTTCGCGtggccgcagccgcagcagcagcagtcgcctCACAACGgtgagcagcagcatcagccGCCTTACAATGGTgagcagcaacagccgccTTCCAGTGGTGGACAAGATGAATGA
- the LOC112271646 gene encoding nuclear transcription factor Y subunit C-6-like gives MVHLPPPPADPSTVPDLAAHDVVPPEGRHRPGGRPRLRGCPNRDHPTPAGGPTPRQQLQDFWTDRMAEIEQISEFKTHNVPLARPRIKKIMKAAPEKS, from the exons ATGGTGCACCTGCCCCCTCCCCCCGCCGACCCTTCCACCGTGCCAGATCTGGCTGCGCACGATGTTGTGCCGCCCGaaggccgccaccgcccgggAGGTAGACCCag GCTCCGAGGGTGTCCCAATCGCGACCACCCCACTCCAGCAGGAGGACCAACCCCCCGGCAACAGCTTCAGGACTTCTGGACCGACCGGATGGCTGAGATCGAGCAGATATCGGAGTTCAAGACCCACAACGTTCCTCTCGCGAGGCCGCGGATCAAGAAGATCATGAAGGCTGCCCCAGAGAAGTCCTGA
- the LOC104584060 gene encoding nuclear transcription factor Y subunit C-2-like, with product MNQHSQPRTEADATNDTPVAYVAGTVYGVAPVGVIFPAGTVFHVGPRGGPIYAATPVKQEDQHQQQLQAFWTDRLDEIEHMSDFKIHSLPLARIKKIMKASGENVHMIAGEAPGVLPKACEIFIQELTLRSWLQTREKNRRTL from the coding sequence ATGAATCAACACTCGCAGCCAAGGACAGAGGCGGATGCCACAAACGACACACCTGTAGCATATGTGGCAGGGACAGTATATGGAGTTGCGCCAGTAGGAGTCATCTTTCCTGCAGGTACCGTCTTTCATGTAGGACCCCGTGGTGGTCCAATCTATGCGGCCACCCCAGTGAAACAGGAggaccagcaccagcagcagcttcagGCCTTCTGGACCGACCGGCTGGATGAGATCGAGCACATGAGCGACTTTAAGATCCACAGCCTTCCCCTTGCGAGGATCAAGAAGATCATGAAGGCTAGCGGGGAGAATGTCCACATGATCGCGGGGGAGGCGCCTGGGGTCCTACCTAAGGCGTGTGAGATCTTCATCCAGGAGCTGACGCTGAGATCATGGCTCCAAACCAGAGAAAAAAATAGGAGGACGCTGTAA